A region of Moorena producens PAL-8-15-08-1 DNA encodes the following proteins:
- a CDS encoding DUF433 domain-containing protein — MQLEDYFNFLAPDDIRIKGHRIGIETVLYEYLFKERTAEEIAKIYSTLTLEEVYATILYYLQNKETVSQYIADWLEWGHQQRKAQALNPHPAVARLRKIKAERQAQLKANGTEVSNG, encoded by the coding sequence ATGCAACTAGAAGACTATTTTAACTTTCTGGCTCCTGATGACATTCGGATTAAAGGTCATCGAATTGGCATTGAAACCGTATTGTACGAGTATCTATTTAAAGAGCGTACTGCTGAAGAAATTGCGAAAATATACTCAACTCTAACCTTAGAAGAGGTCTATGCCACAATCCTATATTATCTACAGAACAAAGAGACAGTCAGTCAATACATTGCTGACTGGCTAGAGTGGGGACATCAACAGCGTAAAGCTCAAGCCTTGAATCCTCATCCTGCGGTGGCTCGACTCCGGAAAATCAAAGCAGAAAGACAAGCGCAGTTGAAAGCCAATGGCACTGAAGTATCTAATGGATGA
- a CDS encoding DUF5615 family PIN-like protein: MALKYLMDENVDPAYSTQIRRKCPNLVICAVGEIGTPSLSTLDPEILLWCEEYNFVLVTNNRKSMPVHLTDHIAQSHHVSGIFILNSNLSIGQNIEELIIISECS; this comes from the coding sequence ATGGCACTGAAGTATCTAATGGATGAGAATGTTGACCCAGCTTACTCAACACAAATTCGACGTAAATGTCCTAATTTAGTAATTTGTGCAGTTGGGGAAATCGGTACTCCAAGCCTCAGTACACTAGACCCGGAAATTCTGTTATGGTGCGAGGAGTATAACTTTGTTTTGGTAACTAATAACCGTAAGTCTATGCCCGTACATTTAACTGACCACATTGCCCAAAGTCATCATGTCTCAGGAATTTTCATCTTAAACTCCAATTTGAGCATTGGTCAAAATATTGAAGAGTTAATTATAATTTCAGAATGTTCTTAG
- a CDS encoding alpha/beta fold hydrolase produces MKAKAKPKKLLGFLYTCLFLGLGILPTVVKPKPALSAEYIYFNYGPLKLSLSRESIEIFANEGRITKEFEFYAQMLNPEALEQLRMLLQKRIKISPVAISRLGKSPMGEAFLEGLGKMIKTHPGRNGLHSLRGALVLAAADSEGLTLMNIVRQFPTEGMLIDTDYIFDVRKELATLFRYRDAAVNAIANQATREAAAENTVDVSQLTDLQQPGPYNFTDQVITLSGRRRQSPLGLSGETKFEVALYLPQGNPKPAPLVVMSHGFASDRNHFTYLAEHLASHGIAVAVPEHVGSNIEYSQAVLQGLANGINPVEFIERPLDIRYVLDELEDLSKSDPNFANQLNLEQVGVIGHSFGGYTALAVAGAEINDLRLRQVCPDQDPTFNLSVLLQCRANRLPPFNYDLQDPRVKAVIAVNPITSTALGPGSLGKIQVPVMIMAGSHDIVAPTVPEQIHPFIWLNTPEKYLAMIVDGNHFSTSGASGDDFALFPRELLGSNPQVGLSYLKALSLAFVNTHIRDLPNYRPYLSVSYAKFLSENSLDLHLVKSLTPEQLEESFGSEPPESIIPQLAIEPIPKPSETVLDQIKRTGTIKVGIRKDAAPFGYIDTNGEWKGYCFDLLNSLKDKVAQQLNKPIELKVVAIQSTLENRFAIVRDEAVHLECGPNTIRSHIEGVKFSTPFFITGTHLLVDSQQPRVFNRYQSLDSLKIGVLPSSLTETFIEQTYPNAQKIVFPGDIGRSQGVKALVNRDIDAFASDGILLIGEVTRQGLSSSQYTLSPDQPLTCDFYGMILPKHDPQWQRIVNSLIEGEKAKEIWGGWFTNLFPYVLLNLEYCIDK; encoded by the coding sequence GTGAAAGCAAAAGCCAAACCCAAGAAACTACTAGGTTTTTTATATACTTGCTTATTCCTTGGTTTAGGAATACTCCCCACAGTAGTCAAACCAAAGCCAGCCCTTAGTGCAGAATACATTTACTTTAACTATGGTCCGTTAAAATTGTCCCTTTCCCGGGAATCCATCGAGATTTTCGCCAATGAGGGCAGAATTACTAAGGAATTTGAGTTCTACGCCCAAATGCTGAACCCAGAAGCCTTGGAACAGTTGCGGATGCTACTCCAAAAGCGGATTAAAATCAGTCCTGTGGCCATCTCCCGCTTAGGTAAATCCCCTATGGGAGAAGCCTTTCTCGAAGGTTTGGGAAAGATGATCAAAACCCACCCTGGTCGCAATGGTTTACATAGTCTTCGGGGGGCGCTGGTTTTGGCAGCAGCTGACTCCGAAGGTCTAACTCTAATGAATATAGTGCGCCAGTTTCCCACCGAGGGGATGTTGATTGATACCGACTATATCTTCGATGTCCGAAAAGAGCTAGCTACCCTATTTCGATATCGAGATGCAGCCGTGAATGCGATCGCAAACCAAGCTACCCGAGAAGCCGCTGCTGAGAATACCGTTGATGTGTCCCAGTTAACAGACTTACAACAACCTGGTCCTTATAACTTCACAGACCAAGTCATCACCCTTTCCGGTCGCCGCCGTCAATCCCCTCTAGGGTTATCCGGAGAAACCAAGTTTGAGGTTGCTCTGTACTTACCCCAAGGCAATCCCAAACCAGCCCCCTTAGTGGTCATGTCCCATGGCTTTGCCTCAGATCGCAACCATTTCACCTATTTAGCAGAACACTTAGCATCCCATGGCATTGCTGTAGCCGTGCCTGAACACGTCGGGAGTAATATTGAATACTCTCAAGCTGTACTACAGGGACTAGCCAATGGAATCAATCCGGTAGAGTTTATTGAACGACCCTTAGATATTAGATATGTGCTCGATGAGCTCGAAGACCTCTCTAAATCTGACCCTAATTTTGCTAATCAGCTGAATCTGGAACAGGTAGGTGTGATTGGTCATTCCTTTGGGGGTTACACAGCGTTAGCCGTAGCAGGTGCAGAAATTAATGATTTAAGACTGCGCCAAGTGTGTCCTGATCAAGACCCAACCTTCAATCTATCTGTACTGCTCCAATGCCGTGCCAATCGCTTACCCCCGTTTAATTATGACTTGCAGGATCCACGGGTCAAAGCTGTAATCGCTGTTAATCCTATTACCAGCACAGCCCTTGGTCCAGGTAGCTTGGGTAAAATTCAAGTGCCAGTCATGATTATGGCAGGTAGCCACGACATCGTAGCACCCACTGTCCCAGAACAGATTCACCCCTTCATCTGGCTTAATACCCCAGAAAAATATCTGGCAATGATTGTTGATGGCAACCACTTCTCCACTAGTGGTGCATCGGGGGACGATTTTGCCCTGTTTCCTAGAGAATTACTTGGTTCCAATCCTCAGGTCGGACTTTCTTACCTAAAAGCCTTAAGCTTAGCTTTTGTTAATACTCATATTCGGGATTTGCCAAACTATCGACCTTACCTCAGTGTTAGCTATGCCAAATTCCTCTCTGAGAATTCCCTAGATCTACATTTAGTCAAATCTTTAACTCCAGAACAACTAGAGGAATCCTTTGGCAGTGAACCTCCCGAAAGTATCATACCACAACTTGCCATTGAGCCAATACCGAAGCCTTCAGAAACAGTTTTAGACCAAATTAAACGAACTGGCACCATAAAAGTTGGTATTAGAAAAGATGCTGCTCCTTTCGGCTACATTGATACCAACGGAGAGTGGAAAGGGTATTGCTTTGACCTACTCAATTCCTTAAAAGATAAGGTTGCCCAACAACTCAATAAACCCATAGAACTAAAAGTTGTTGCCATTCAATCAACATTGGAAAATCGCTTTGCTATTGTCCGAGATGAAGCTGTACATTTGGAGTGTGGACCTAATACTATTAGAAGTCATATTGAAGGGGTAAAATTCTCAACACCATTTTTTATTACTGGTACACACTTATTAGTGGATTCTCAACAACCAAGAGTCTTTAATCGTTACCAAAGCCTTGACAGTTTAAAAATTGGAGTACTTCCCAGTAGCCTAACAGAAACATTTATTGAGCAAACCTATCCTAATGCTCAGAAAATAGTTTTTCCTGGAGACATAGGTAGATCTCAAGGAGTCAAAGCATTAGTCAATAGGGATATTGATGCCTTTGCCAGCGATGGAATTTTATTAATTGGAGAAGTCACCAGACAAGGACTCTCCTCATCCCAGTACACCTTATCTCCAGATCAGCCACTGACCTGTGATTTCTATGGCATGATTCTCCCTAAGCATGATCCGCAATGGCAACGTATTGTCAACTCCTTGATTGAAGGCGAAAAAGCTAAAGAAATTTGGGGGGGATGGTTTACAAATTTGTTTCCCTATGTTTTATTAAATCTAGAGTATTGTATTGATAAGTAA
- a CDS encoding SAM-dependent methyltransferase: MENELAAKAEKIPEIKNDVCRTAVVMAAKRAIESKRADRLFDDPFAAQLVGSKEIQSLMDYWEKQDGKDPKSNTLRIQFVAVRTKFFDDFIISVIPEVRQIVILGVGYDTRAYRLPLPPELCIYEIDLPEIISRKEAILKDIPSKCHRYSIATDLQKPWVHLLKNHGYKSNQPTVWLMEGLLMYLDKTEINILLQTISDISVKGSYLAADLISVKSWQIGSKTQKGLISKNWRFGTDEPEELFAAHGWNASVIQPGEIRANYGRYSVQIAPRSVPGMRRSFMVTAKKE; encoded by the coding sequence ATGGAAAACGAACTGGCAGCAAAAGCCGAAAAAATACCAGAAATCAAAAATGATGTCTGTCGTACCGCAGTAGTAATGGCGGCCAAACGTGCTATTGAATCGAAAAGGGCAGACCGACTTTTTGACGATCCTTTTGCTGCTCAGTTAGTTGGGTCTAAGGAAATACAGTCTTTGATGGATTATTGGGAAAAACAAGACGGTAAAGACCCGAAATCAAATACCCTTCGCATCCAGTTTGTGGCAGTGCGAACTAAATTTTTTGATGATTTTATAATATCTGTAATACCAGAGGTACGTCAAATTGTCATTCTAGGGGTGGGGTACGATACTAGAGCATATCGCCTACCCTTACCACCTGAACTATGTATATACGAGATTGATTTACCAGAAATCATTTCTCGCAAAGAAGCAATTCTTAAGGATATTCCATCTAAATGTCATCGCTATTCCATCGCCACAGATTTGCAAAAACCTTGGGTGCATTTATTAAAAAATCATGGATATAAATCTAATCAACCTACAGTTTGGTTGATGGAAGGTTTATTGATGTATCTGGATAAAACAGAGATCAATATATTACTGCAAACAATTTCTGATATCAGTGTCAAAGGGAGTTATTTGGCTGCAGATTTAATAAGTGTAAAGTCGTGGCAGATAGGCTCTAAAACTCAGAAGGGATTAATTAGTAAAAATTGGCGTTTTGGCACAGACGAACCAGAAGAATTATTTGCTGCTCATGGGTGGAATGCATCAGTGATCCAACCGGGAGAAATAAGAGCAAATTATGGACGTTACTCTGTCCAAATCGCACCCCGTTCAGTACCTGGAATGCGACGTTCCTTTATGGTGACCGCTAAAAAAGAATGA
- a CDS encoding pentapeptide repeat-containing protein, which translates to MTMVLKTITLVSSTLVSSLLCLGCIGLPAQAQSNTFANCDLGNDLSGRDLSFGNFSNCNWRSINLRGANLSGAYLNSILLNPKLQSYQRRATEEVSSDLTNANLQGADLTLANLERAILTNANLVAARLFDADLTSATLENAKLDKIFAPVVILYEANLKGATLSLGDLTGASMASSDLSNTYLYRTKLSYADLQNANLSGANLTEANLTEANLTGANLTGANLTGANLCNATMPDGTVSQQGCP; encoded by the coding sequence ATGACTATGGTGCTAAAAACGATAACTCTAGTGTCTTCAACTCTAGTTTCTTCTCTCTTATGTCTCGGTTGTATAGGGTTGCCAGCTCAAGCCCAATCCAACACTTTTGCTAATTGCGATCTAGGCAATGATTTAAGTGGTCGTGATTTGAGCTTTGGTAATTTTAGTAACTGTAATTGGAGAAGTATTAATTTAAGAGGGGCTAATTTATCAGGGGCTTATCTCAATAGTATTCTACTTAACCCTAAACTTCAATCTTACCAACGACGGGCGACCGAAGAAGTAAGTTCTGATCTGACCAATGCTAATCTCCAAGGAGCAGATTTAACTCTCGCTAATTTAGAACGAGCCATCCTGACAAATGCTAATTTAGTAGCTGCTCGTTTATTTGATGCTGACTTAACATCGGCTACATTAGAAAATGCTAAATTAGATAAGATTTTTGCTCCTGTGGTAATCTTATATGAGGCTAATTTAAAAGGAGCCACATTAAGTTTGGGGGATTTAACCGGTGCGAGCATGGCTAGCTCTGATTTAAGTAATACCTATTTGTATAGAACCAAATTAAGTTATGCTGACTTACAAAATGCTAATCTAAGTGGGGCTAATTTAACCGAGGCTAATTTAACCGAGGCTAACTTAACGGGGGCTAATTTAACTGGGGCTAATTTGACTGGCGCTAATTTGTGTAATGCCACGATGCCCGATGGTACAGTATCTCAGCAAGGTTGTCCTTAA